One genomic window of Leptospira paudalimensis includes the following:
- the dctP gene encoding TRAP transporter substrate-binding protein DctP, with protein MFLKQLKYLVCVTMALTISGGLFAQTTVKLATVAPEGSPWANELAKIKKKIESESQGQIKFKIYPGGQMGGENEILQQVIRGKLQGAGLTAGALANTVKELNVLEIPYLFNSYAQADCVLDDHLLEDFRKLFEAKGLIFVTWAENGYRSIGTKSTLVKKPEDLKGIKIRIQESPVHIAYWKQLGVSGIPIAIPEVLPSLQTGVVEGFDNTPLFTLAAEWQTAIKYFTLTRHIYQPAAILYSKKYWDTLNDEQKKTLMGEGNKLAPGARQAVRSIEKNMIATLKKADVQVYEPSSAELASFKSAANAVAGQVVGKIGGQSKQIYDKIQKAKAACGG; from the coding sequence ATGTTTTTAAAGCAGTTAAAATATTTAGTTTGTGTAACTATGGCCCTCACAATCAGTGGGGGTCTTTTTGCTCAAACAACCGTTAAATTGGCTACAGTTGCCCCAGAAGGATCACCTTGGGCAAACGAATTAGCAAAAATCAAAAAGAAAATCGAAAGTGAATCACAAGGACAAATTAAATTTAAAATTTATCCTGGTGGGCAAATGGGTGGAGAAAATGAAATCCTCCAACAAGTCATTCGTGGAAAACTGCAAGGAGCAGGTTTAACAGCAGGAGCACTTGCAAACACAGTTAAAGAATTAAACGTATTAGAAATTCCATACCTCTTTAATTCTTATGCACAAGCAGATTGTGTTCTCGATGATCATCTATTAGAAGATTTCAGAAAACTTTTTGAAGCAAAAGGACTTATTTTTGTCACTTGGGCAGAAAATGGATACAGATCCATCGGAACTAAATCCACTCTCGTGAAAAAACCAGAAGACCTAAAAGGGATCAAAATCCGAATCCAAGAATCTCCAGTTCACATTGCGTATTGGAAACAATTAGGTGTGAGTGGAATTCCAATTGCAATCCCAGAAGTATTGCCATCGTTACAAACTGGTGTGGTAGAAGGATTCGACAACACTCCTCTATTCACTCTTGCAGCTGAATGGCAAACAGCGATTAAGTATTTTACATTAACTCGCCATATTTACCAACCAGCAGCAATCCTTTACTCAAAAAAGTATTGGGATACACTCAATGACGAACAAAAAAAGACATTGATGGGTGAAGGTAACAAACTCGCTCCAGGTGCAAGACAAGCTGTTCGTTCCATCGAAAAGAACATGATTGCTACTTTGAAAAAAGCAGACGTACAAGTTTATGAACCTTCTAGTGCAGAACTCGCAAGTTTCAAATCAGCTGCGAATGCAGTTGCAGGACAAGTTGTTGGAAAAATTGGTGGTCAATCGAAACAAATTTACGATAAAATCCAAAAAGCCAAAGCAGCTTGTGGTGGTTAG